The Rhodothermales bacterium genomic sequence TTGAGCCGGTCCGCTTCTTCCGCCGACGCCCCAGCCGGCGCCCGGCGAAACGCGACGACCGAAAGATCCGGCGCAGGACCCACTTCGAAGCCGGCTTCGGCGATCCGTTGGTGGAAATACCGGGCCAGCAGCAGCTTCTCTTCCAGAGCGGCCCGAAACGGATCCGTGCCGAGCAAGGCGAGCGGTAGCCACATCCGCAGCGCCCGGAACGGTCGGCTCAGCTCCGGCGACAGCTCTCCCGGCGAGAGCGACGCCTGGTTTGCGGCATCCTGGAGGCACGCCCCCGTCAGATCGTGGGGCGGCAGCAGAAACCGCGTCTCCCGAACCAGCAGAATGCCGAGACCCCAGGGGAGGAAGAGGCTTTTATGCGGATTGAGGATGACCGAGTCCGACCGCTCGATGCCGGACATCCGACGCCGGCCTTCATCCGTCAACAGAAAGAAGCCGCCATACGCCGCGTCGACATGCAGCCAGCAGCCTGCCTCGCGGGCGATATCGGAGAGGGGGGCGATCGGGTCGATCGCGCCGGTGTCGGTGGTGCCGGCGGTAGGGGCGACCATCCACGGAAGCAGACCGGCCTCGCGGTCGGCCTGGATCGCCTGTGAAAGGGCATCAGGCCGCATGCGGTGCCGCTCGTCCATCGCCACGCGGCGGATGATCGCCTCGGCCATGCCGGCGACCCGAAGCGCCTTGTCCATCACCGGATTGGTCTGCTCGGTGAGGTAGACGACGGCGCGGTGGTAGTCCGCGGCGCGCAAGCCGTGCGCCTCCCGGGCCGCGGCGATCGCGCTCAGTATGGCGAGGCTTCCTCCCGAGGCCAAGTAGCCGCCGGCGGTGTCCGGGTAGCCGACCAGATCGGCCGTCCACCGGACCATCGCGTTTTCGAGCTGCACCAGCCCCGGCCCCGTCTGCGCCATCCCGGAATAAGCGTTTGTCGCCGCGGCCAGGTAATCGCCCAGGGCGGCATGGAAGAGTCCGCCGCCGGTCAGGTACGCGAAATGGCCCGGCGCCGACGGGGAAGCCCCGCCGTGGAAGATCTCCCCCTCCAGATAGCGCCGGACGGCGTGGATGGACATCGCGCCGGGGCCTATCGGTGGAACCGGCTCGCGACCGGTATGCGTGGTGAACGCCGGCAGGGTGTCGACGTCTTCCACATAGCGGCGGGCTACCGCGTGCGTCATCGCCCAGAGCGCGTCGCGGGTGGACGCATCGGCCTCGAGCGCCCGTCCGGCGCGGGCGAAGGCGTCAAGGCGGTCGGTTATCTCCATCCTATCGAGCATCATGAATTCCGTCTGGCTGGCGGCGTGGTGTGCGTGGTCGAGGCGAGGTGCCATCGGTGAGTTCGGCCGTTGGCAGAACGCGTGAACGGTCCAAACGTAGGAAGGAATTGGTCTGTATAGAAGACCAATAATGGATGGATACACTGGACCAATTATGCCTTCAACCGCGACCCCCGATCTTGTGCTGACGCCGCGCTCGCCCGACGAGCCGGCCTATCGATGGCTCTGCGACGCGCTCCGGGGCGCCATCCTGGGCGGCCGGCTGCGGCCGGGCGTGCGGCTGCCCGCCTCGCGCGAGCTTGCGCGGACGTACGGTCTGTCGCGCGGGACCGTCGTCACGGCGTTCGAGCTGCTTCAGGCCGAGGGGTATCTCGAAGGGCGCGTCGGCGCGGGCACCTATGTTTCCCGAACGCTGCCGGACGCGCTGCTGCAGGTGGAGGAACGACCTTTGGGTAAGGCAACGCCGGCAACGGCCACCCCGGGCAATGCCGCGTTCAGCCGGCGCGTCGTGCTGATTCCTCCCGTCGAGCCCCATTCGCCGCGCGCCTTCCGGACCAACCTGCCGGCGATCGATCTCTTTCCGATGAAGCGCTGGGCGCGGGTCGCGAACCGCCGCCTGCGCCAGATGCCGCATGCGCTGCTCGAAGGCTGTGCGCCGCTGGGGTATCTGCCGCTCCGCGAAGCCGTAGCCGAATACCTGCACACCTCCCGGGGCGTCGAGGCGGAGCCCGAGCGCATCGCCATCCTGTCCGGCGTCCAGGAAGCGCTGGATCTGCTGACGCGCCTGCTCGTCGACCCGGGCGGGCGGGTGGGGCTTGAAAATCCGGGGTACGTGGGCGCGCGGCGGGTGTTCGAGGCGCAGCACGTGGCGATGGTCCCGATCCCGGTCGATGCCGACGGGATGACCGTCCCGGCCGGCGCTCCGGACGTGCGCATGGTCTACCTGACGCCCGGCCACCAGGCCCCGCTGGGCATGAGCATGAGCCTCGCCCGCCGGCTCGCCCTGCTCGAGTGGGCCCGTGCGACCGACACATGGCTTATCGAAGACGACTACGACAGCGAATACCGCTACGCCGGCCGGCCGCTGCCGGCGCTCCAGGGGCTGGATCGGCACGGCACCGTGATTTATGCCGGCAGCTTTAGCAAGGTGCTGTTCCCCGGCTTGCGGCTGGGGTACCTCGCCCTGCCGGCCGCGCTGGTCGACCCGGTTGCGGCGGCGCGCTCACTGACGCAGCGGCATGCGTCCATCCTCGATCAGACGGTGTTGTGCGATTTTATGACGGAAGGCCATTTCAGTCGGCACGTCCGCCGGATGCGCGGGGTCTATGCCGAACGGCTCGGCGCGCTGGCCGAGGCTGCGGAGCGGATGCTCGCCGGCCGGCTGGAGGTCGTCCGCGTCGAGGCGGGGCTGCAGACGGTCGGTTGGCTGGGCGATGGTCTTGATGCGCGGGCCGTGGCGGACGCGGCGCGAGCGGCCGGGATCGACGTGTACCCGGTTTCCGGTGCCTGCCTGCGCCCACTGGGGCGTGAGGGGCTGCAGTTGGGTTTCGCGGCCGTCTCGCCGGCAGCACTGCGGCGCGGCGTCGAACGGCTGTCGGAGATCCTGAACCGCCTTGCCGGATAGGGCGCTGCGTCGTACTGTTAGGAGCGCCCACCACGTCAGCTGAGCCTGGCGAAGTATCTGTCCTGAACGCGTTCGTCTTTCTACGAATCCATGAAAACCACCTTCCTGGCCACCCTGCTTATTTTTCAAGTGAGCACTGTTATTGCGCAGGGCGGCCCGCCGCAATTCAATAGCGTGATCACGGCGCTCGAATTCGACGCGGAAGGGCGACTCTATGTCGGTGGTTTCTTCAGCGAAGTCGCCGGCATGCCTGCTGTTGGACTCGTCCGCTGGGATGGCGCCGCCTGGGAGCCGCTTGGGGATGGAACCATGGACGTCGGCGCCATGCGTTTCGTAGGGGATACCCTGTACGTCGGGGGCGAAAATCTCGACCCGCATGCGAACCATGAACAGGTGGCCCGGTGGACTCCGGAAGGCTTCGAACCGTTTGGGACGTTTCGGCACCGATGCTGTGGAAGCCCAACCATCTACGCAATCGAAGCCGATCCCAACGGGGGCCTGATCGTGGCTGGCAATTTTACCGAGGTCGACACCTTTTTTGAGGCGAACAGCCTGGCGCGGTGGCGCGACGCGCAGTGGGAAACCATTGGGGCGCGTATCGAGGGGACCATCATCGTGGACGATGCTATGGACGCGGTACTTGGCGTGCTGACCGATAGCCAGAACGTGTACATCGCCGGACTCTTTGATCGCGTGGGGACGCTGGAGACGGGCGGCCTGGCGAAGTGGACCGGTAGTGCCTGGGAGGGTCTTGCGACAGGTCCGGAGAGCGTCTATGTGCTCGTCTTCGGGCCTGAAGGGTCATTGTACGCGGGTGGCGGTTTTACCGATATCGATGGAAAGGAAATCAATCGGATCGCACGATGGGATGGAACGGCCTGGGAGCCGCTTGGCGCGGGTATCGATGGAGAGATTCTGTTCGGATCGGGGGTATCCGCGTTGGCTGCCGATGCCGAATACGTTTATGCCGCCGGTGATTTTGAATCCGCTGGGGGGATTCCGGCGAACAACATCGCCCGGTGGGACGGTCAGTCCTGGGAGCCGCTGGGGGGTGGACTAAATTCGAGAGTCGACGTGCTCCGGGTGGGACCGGACGGTTCGCTCTACGCGGCCGGCTTTTTCACCGAGGCCGGCGGCGTCCCGGTCTCGCAACTCGCCCGATGGGACGGCGAACGCTGGCACGCGGTCGGCATCGTGGCGCCGGTAGGGACGGAGGAGGTCGATCCCGCGCCAGGCGATAGGTTCAGCCTCTTTCCGAATCCCGCAGATAGCCGTTTTACGGTGGGGCTGGACGTATCCGAGTCCGGTCCGGTGCGCGTTCTCCTCTACGATCTCCTCGGCCGGCACGTCGCAACACCGCTCGATGCCTGGCTGCCGGCCGGCTCGCACCGGATGCCCATCGACGTAAGCCCGCTGTCCGCCGGCATCTACCTCGTTTGGATCGAACATGCTGGCCAGCGGAAGACCAGCATGCTGAGGGTGATCCACTAGCGGCAACACGCGTCGTTTGCGGATGCCTGGACGATGGCATGATCGCCCATCCGGTTCGTACTCGTATTCGATCGATCTATCTCGAGTACGAGCACGAATTACTCCCACACCCCCACAGGCTCCTTGCCGGTTGATTATCTGCCCCCGCGGGCGGATCTTTGACAGCCCGTTCCCATCATTCTCCTGGTCGGCCGTTTCGTGCAGCTTTCCGTTCGCGATATCCGGGGTTTCATCCTCAACATGCACACCCGCATGCCGTTTCAGTATGGCCAATCGACGCTGACGGTCGTGCCGCATCTCTTTTTGCAGGTGGATCTGGAGGTCGATGGCTACCGCCAGCTCGGCGTCACCTCGGAGGGGCTGCCGCCGGGATGGTTCGAAAAAACGCCCGGATTGACCTACGATACCGAGATCAAGCGGATGATCGAGTCGATTCGGCTCGCGAGCCGGCTGATCGAGGGGCAACGGTTCTCGTCGGTTTTTGCCCTGTGGATGCGGCTTTACATGGGGATGCAGGCAGCCTCCGATGCGCCGTCCCTGCTGAAGTCGTTCGGGATCAGCATGATCGAGCGCGGCGTGATCGATGCGTTTTGCCGGCTGCTCGACCTCCCGTTTGCGCGCGCGCTCTACGAAAACGCCTTCGATATCGACCTCGGGAGCATCCACACCTGGCTGTCCGGCCTGGAGCCCGCCGATCTGCTCCCCTTCGAGGCGATGCCGCACCAGTACATCCGCCACACCGTGGGCATCGCCGACCCCATTCGCGAGCGGGAAATCAAACCGGAGACCTGCGTGACGGACGGCCTGCCGCAGTCGCTCGAGGCCGCCATCGAGACCTACCGGCTGCGGTATTTCAAGGTGAAGCTCGCCGGCGACGTCAAGCAGGACATCGCCCGGCTCGGCGCCCTGTGGGACGTGCTCAGCCGCACGGTCGACGGCACGTTCCACCTCTCACTCGACGCCAACGAGCGCTTCCGCACGACGCTCGACATGCGGGACTATTTCGCGACGCTCCTGCAGGACATGCATGTGCAGGCCCTCTTCGACCACGTCCTCTATCTCGAACAGCCGCTGCACCGGGATGTCGCGTTCCAGGATCTGTCCATGGCGCTGCCCTCGGGCCTGGAGTCGCTGCCGATCGTCATGGACGAGTCGGACGGCGAGTTGACCAGCCTCAGCCGCGCCCTCGACGCCGGCTACGCCGGCACCAGCCACAAGAACTGCAAGGGCGTCATCAAGGGGATCGCGAACGCGTGCCTGCTCGCCCGCCTGCGTAAAAACGACCCGGATCACCCCTTCCTGCTCACCGGCGAGGATCTTGCCAGCGTCGGCCCGATTGCGATGCTGCAGGATATGGCCGTATCATGCACCCTCGGCATCCGGCACGTGGAGCGCAACGGTCACCACTACTTTACAGGCCTGAGCATGTATCCGCCGGAGGTCTGGGACGACGTATTAACCCACCACTCGACGCTGTACGCGCGGCATGAGGATGGATTCCCCACGCTGCGCATCCAGGAAGGGCGTATCTATACCGAAAGCGTGATGTCCGCGCCCTTTGGGTACCGCCCCGTCTTCGATCCCGCCCCGTACACACCGCTCGAAGCCTGGAACAGCGCTTCGCTCAACCGAACGGAATAAGACATGCCGCAACAACAAGCCGGCGCCGAAAAAAGGAAACGGCTCGGATTGATCCTCACCGTGGCCATGGTGTTTGCCATGCTGATGGGCCCCGGTCCGGGCCTGCGCCTCATCAATCCGGATATCAACGACCCGAACGCCACGTACATCGTGGGCGGCATTCCCATCGTGTATGCCTGGGGGCTTTTCTGGTTTGCCGTGCAGGTCGCCATCGTGATGATCGCGTATTTCTCACTGTGGCGCCACGACGACGCCGTTGAGGCGGAGGGCTGATCGATGGAAAATCAGGTCATGTCGGATCTGGGCCAGATGGCCTACTTCGTGCTCGCCGGCTATCTGCTGCTGCTGCTGGGCATCGGCTTCGTGGGCTACAAGCGGAGCCAGGTCGGCGAAGAAGACTATTACCTCGCCGGCCGCGGTCAGGGCTGGCTCGTATCGTCTTTGACCATCATGGCGACCTTCTTCAGTTCGTTTGCTTTGCTGGGTGCGCCGGGCATGGTCTATCGCGATGGCGTCGTCTTCGCGCTGTTTGCCCTGAACGTACCCCTGAGCGGGGCGATGATCTATGTGCTGGGCAGCAAGATCCACCGGATCGGGAAGGCCCGGGGCTTTGTGACGCCGGCGGATATGCTGTGCGACTATTACGAGAGCCCGGTCGCCCTGCGGCTGCTGGTTGCGGTCACGGGCTTTCTGTATGCGGTGCCGTATGTGGTCATGCAGATCCAGGCCGGCGGTATCCTGGCCGAGCAGCTGTTTCCCGGGGACAACAGCTTTGTCGTCGGCGCGATCCTGCTCTCGCTGATCACGATGCTCTACATCATGATCGGCGGCATGCGCAGCGTGGCGTGGACGGACGTGATCCAGGGCGGATTGCTCGTGTTCGGCATGCTGGTCGCCGGCGCGGCCACCGTCGCGGTGCTCGGCGGCGTGTCGGGCTTCTTCCAGAGCGTCGCCGAACTGCCGGCCACCTCGCTCTCGGTGCCGGGCACGACGGGGTACTGGACCCCCGAGATGCTCTTTACCGTGTGTTTCTTTGCCTCGATGGGGTCGATGGTGCAGCCGGCGCAGTGGATGCGCTATTATTCGGCCAGCTCCACGAGCACGCTGCGGCGAAGCGCCGTGATCTTTACCGTCGTCCTCACGATGTGCTTCCTGTTCGGCATCATGCTGGTCGGTCTCGGCGGACAGGTGCTCTACCCGATCCAGACCGGCGGGCCGGTAGTCCTCCCGAATCCGGCGGTCGGTACGGCGCCCGGACAGTTCGATCAGATCCTCGTGGTGCTGATCAAGAACCATCTGCCGCAACTCCTGGGCGTCGCCGGCAGCGCGCTGGCGGCGATCATCATGGTCGCCATCATGGCCGCGGCGATGAGTACGGCGGACAGTAACCTGCACGCCCTCAGCGCCATCATCACGCGCGATATCTACGACCGGTTTATCGACCCCACGGCCTCGGAGGCGCGGCGCACCTGGGTGGGTCGCCTGATCATCTTTTTTGCCACCGGGCTGGCGCTGCTGATCGTGATCGTAAGCCGTACCAGCGCCACCGTCAATCTGGTGGGCATGATCGCCCAGCTGGGGCTCCTCGCCATCGCGTTCTCCAGTCAGTTGCTGCCCATGGCGTTCGATATGCTCTTCATAAAACGGGGTACGAGACAGGGCGCCGTGGCGGGGATCGTCGTCGGCCTCGGGATCGTTTTTTTGCTCAGTCCGTTATGGCCGTCGATCCTTGGCGGCGGGAGCGACGCCCTCACCCAGTTCCGCACGATTCTGGATATCGGCGCCTGGGGATTGCTCGCCAACGTGGTCGTATTTGGCGTCGTGTCGGCGATGACGCGTCAGCAGCCTGTATCGGAAACCAAACTCGGCGCTTGAAGCCGTCCGTTCCATCCATGCGTTTTATTTGCGCCCTTCTGGTGCTGTGTGCGTTCGCCGGCCCGGTAGCCGGCCAGGGCTTGCCCGACGACCGCATCGCGGAAGCCGCGCCCGACAGCTTCAAGGTAGCGTTCGAGACCAGCAAAGGCCCCTTCGATGTGGTGGTGTACCGGGCGTGGAGCCCCTACGCCGCTGATCGGTTTTACCACCTGGTGCGCCTCGGCTTCTACGACGGCGTGTCGCTCTTCCGCGTGGTGGCCGGCTATGTCGTCCAGTTCGGCATCAGCAACGACGCTGAGACGAACCGCGCATGGCGCCCGCGCGGATTGATCGACGAGCCCGTGCTGGCACACAATGCCCGCGGCACCATTTCTTTTGCGCGAGGCGGCCCGAATACCCGAACGACGCAGGTCTTCATCAATCTGTCCGACAATGCGATGCTGGACAATCTGGTGAACGGAGGCGTGAGGGGCTATCCGCCGTTCGGACGCGTGGTTTCGGGGATGGATGAGGTGGTCGCGATGTTTAATGCGGACTACGGCAACGCGCCGGCGATGCGGCAGGATTCAATCAATGTGGCGGGGCGCGCCTTTCTCGATCGGGCCTTTCCCGGGCTGGACTACGTCGTCCGCGCGAAGCTGGTCGACTTCTAGCGCTGCCCGTACGTAGCCGCGCAGGCCTCGCACGGGCACAGGCTGCGCAGCCGTTCCCAGGTGTGGATGCCGGCGTCGTGGCCATCGTCCCAGACGATGCGGAGCCCATACCCACCCACGGGTTCGAGGCGGACGTTGTCCCAGCGCATGAGCGAGGGAAGGAGAAAGATTTCCCGTTCCGGCACCTGCCCCATCGCTTCGTGCCCACCCATACAGGAGGCGCACGGACAGGCGCGCCGGAGTCCGTCCAGCGGGTAGGCGCTGGTGTGGCCGTCGAGCCAGGTGATCTGGAGGGTCTGCTCGGTCGCGTTGAGGATGATCTGGCGAGGCGCGTGCGGGGCGGGCATGGAGGCTTCCGGGTAGAGCGACAAAAAAAGCCCCGACGCTGCAGGGGCAGGCCGGGGCTCTTGGGCAAGCGGCAAAGCAGTACTACACTTCCTCGGTGGTGTACACGTCTTTCAGCAGCACCTGGAGCTTGGAGCGGCCCCGGTTGATGCGGCTCTTGACGGTACCCATCGGCAGGCCGGTGATCTCGGCGATCTCTTCGTAGGCCAGCTGCTGGACGTCGCGGAGCACGACCACTTCACGGAAGGATTCCGGGATCTCGTTGAGCGCATCCTGGATGTATTTGTCCTGGATGGTGCTCTCGGCGTGGTTGTCGGGGCGGAAGGAGTCGTCCGGCAGCTGGAGTTCGTATTCCTCGTTGTCCCGGTTGACCGACTGCAGCGAGTACATGCGGCGGCGCTTGCGCTTGCGGTATTCCGAGCGCGCGAGGTTGCCGGCGATGGTGTACAGCCAGGTCGAGAACTTGGCGATCCGCTGATACGAATGCCGGTTCCGGTAGACACGGAGGAACGTTTCCTGCAGCAGGTCCTCGCAGCGCTTCGAATCACCCAGGAATCCGTAAAGATAGTGGGTGAGTCGCTCGCTGTATTTGTCGACCAGGATGTTGAAGGCCTCGACCGTCCCCATCTGGAACTGCTCCATCAGGTCCTCGTCGCTCATCTGCAGGAGCGTGTGATACCGGTCGGAAGTAAGGCTCGGGGCGTAACGATGCTTAATCGTCTGGGGTGTATCCAGCATGACGTCTTAAATCAATCTATGAGAAAGGATCTAGCGCGGCCAGACCCTCTTCGAAAGCTCAAATTCGGCTATTAGCGCAGTCGCACAAAATACGGAATTTTATTCCCGTGTGTCGAATCCTTAGCCGGATTATATCCTTTTATCGTTGAATTTATGATGATTATATCCCGACAGGAGCTTGGAAGAGCGTCAAGTGCATCGGCGGCGTCCCGTTGAGCCGGGATTTGCCCTTACCGATACGCCGTGCTTCTCGCACAGGACGAGAACGGCCAGGGCGATACGGCGCCCGGGGCCAGCGGTCGAGACAATGCCGGGGAAAGCGTCTGGCAAGAAGTGCGTTCTCGGTCTCGACCACTCAGGATGCGGAAGTATATGCCGCTCGCCGTCATTTTTTCAACGGTGAAACCGCGCATTTTGCTGCCCGCGCTTTCCCCTACACGGCTGCTTCCAGGCGATGCGCCCGCTGGGCATTGGAATGCTGGATTGTCCATTAAAAGCTACAGGCCGAACGCGCACCAACGCGCCGGCTCTCGATACCGTGCCGGGGAAATTTTGACGTAAAACGGCTCAAAACGCATCAAATCGAGGATCACGCCGGCCGGGACGGCGCACAGGCACGGAAAGAATCCACTGGCACAGACGCCCGGCCTGTGCTTTGTAAAGGTGCTCCATAGACACGGAAACGCCTGAAAGGCATCGGAAGCGACTTTTTTGTTGTATGACCCATTGAAGCGAGGATTGCTATGAAATCGCACCTGTTCGTAACGACCGCCCTGATTCTCAGCACGCTGTTCGCCGGCTGCTTCATCGAATCGAATGACCCCGCGGGCACCGAAATCCGCACGGCCGAATTCGTCTTCTCCATGGACGACGCCGTGATCAACGGCGATGTCGCTTCCGCGCAGTATACCGTACGCGGTATTACGCCGGCCGTCGTCGACCACGGCGCGGTGATCGCCTACTTCCGGGAGCAGGGGACCTGGACCGCCATGCCGTTCACCATCGCGGACGAGTCGCCCGACCTGCCCGCCGTCGACTACACCATCACGCTCGGTTTTGGCTTCGACGATGGCATGGTCGAGGTCTTCTATGAGGCTTCCACCCCGGCCGCTCCGCTCGAAGCCCAGCCCGATCGCCTGATCAAGGTGGTCGTGCTCGACGACCTGGGCTACGTGCACGCCGCCAACCTCGACCTGAATAACTATGAGGCGGTAAAGGCACACTTTGGTTTGCAGGACTGATCGGACGACAGAACCGACGCTAACACCTTGATCTGCTCTATGCGGGGAGCCGGCCATGCCGGCTTCCCGCTTTTTTTGTTCTCTATCGAAGACACCGTTTTTCGGCAATCTGCCTGCATCGTGTATCCCGTACCCCTGTGTCGCTGTGATCGCGTGTTTAAGAAGAAGTTAATAGAACGCATAATGGTGTCGATTACAGGCGGTAGGTGCGCCTGAGTCCTTTTGCGTGGATCCCGGCGGCGCCGTCTGTAAAAAATCTTGGATCAAAAGCGCCACGCGTCTGGCATTGACTGGTTTTTCCATGAGCATACGTTCTAAACTGCTTGGTGCACTCACGCTGAGTGGTCTTGCGGCCATCGTCATCGTAGGGGTTTTGAGCTACAACTCTGGCAAGAGCTCGCTTGAGAAGGCATCGTTCAATCAGTTGACCGCCGTACGGGAAACCAAGGCACGGCAGATCGAAAACTATTTCGAGCAGATCCGCAATCAGGTCGCGACGCTCTCGGAAGATCGCATGATGATCGACGCCATGCGCGGCTTCCGGACGGCCTTCTACACGCCGGACTCGCTCGCAAGCCCCATCCGGCAGCGGTGGTCGGATAATGTCGAAGGCTATTATCTGAACGAATTCATCCCGCGTCTCGATGCGGTGGCCAGCCATCATCATGAAATCGAGGAGTTCTGGCCGACATCCGAGACGACGCTCTACTGGCAAGACCAGTATATCGCGGAGAATCCGAATCCCCTGGGCGAAAAAGACGCACTGAACAAAGCGGACGACGGGTCGGAGTACAGCCGGCTGCACGGCATCTACCATCCGATCATCCGCAATTACCTGAAACGCTTCGGATATTATGACATTTTCCTGGTCGACGACCGCACCGGGAGCATCGTGTATTCGGTGTTCAAGGAGGTCGATTACGCGACCAGTTTGCTGGAGGGGCCCTACAAGGACACCAACCTGGCCCGTGTGTTTAACGAGGCGCGGAATGCCGAGGACAAGGATTTTGTCAAGCTGGTCGATTTCGAGCAGTACGACCCGTCCTACATGGCGCCGGCTTCGTTTATCGCTTCACCGATCTTCGACGGCGACGAACGCATCGGCGTGCTGATCTTTCAGATGCCGATCGACCGCATCAACCAGGTCATGACGGGACGCGAAAGCTGGGTGGCCGACGGTCTCGGCGTCTCGGGCGAATCCTACCTCGTAGGGAGCGACCTGCGGATGCGCAGCATCGCACGCGGCCTCGTCGACGATACGGAAGCGTATTATGCGGACCTGCGGGCCCAGGGATACGATCCCGATGCGATCGCGCACATTACCGCGCATCAGACCTCGATTCTTTTCCAGGAGATCGACACCGAGGGCGTGCGCGGTGCGCTCGCGGGTGACAGCAATGCGCAGGCGATCACCGGCTACCGCGGCAACCGGGTATTCAGCGCCTACAAGCAACTGCGGATCGCCGATGTCGACTGGGCGCTGCTCTCGGAAATTGCCGAAGCCGAGGCGCTCGCCCCCACGCAGCGACTGGCTCGCCTCATCGGCCTGTCCGCACTGGTAATTATGGTACTTATCGTGCTCGGGGCGCTCGTGTTTACGCGGTCGCTTACACGGCCCATCAACACCTTGCGGGATGCGGCAATGCGCATGGCATCGGGCGACTCCTCGGTGAATGTCACCCTGCAGCGCTCGGATGAACTCGGACAGCTGGGCGATGCGTTTAATACCATGGTGGCCAATATTCGCACCGCCACAACGGAATTGCAGGGCGAAAAGGAAAAAGCTGAAAAAGCCATCGTCACGGCGGAGCAAGCCAAATCGCAGGCCGAGCGTTCGC encodes the following:
- a CDS encoding peptidylprolyl isomerase; the encoded protein is MRFICALLVLCAFAGPVAGQGLPDDRIAEAAPDSFKVAFETSKGPFDVVVYRAWSPYAADRFYHLVRLGFYDGVSLFRVVAGYVVQFGISNDAETNRAWRPRGLIDEPVLAHNARGTISFARGGPNTRTTQVFINLSDNAMLDNLVNGGVRGYPPFGRVVSGMDEVVAMFNADYGNAPAMRQDSINVAGRAFLDRAFPGLDYVVRAKLVDF
- a CDS encoding PLP-dependent aminotransferase family protein translates to MPSTATPDLVLTPRSPDEPAYRWLCDALRGAILGGRLRPGVRLPASRELARTYGLSRGTVVTAFELLQAEGYLEGRVGAGTYVSRTLPDALLQVEERPLGKATPATATPGNAAFSRRVVLIPPVEPHSPRAFRTNLPAIDLFPMKRWARVANRRLRQMPHALLEGCAPLGYLPLREAVAEYLHTSRGVEAEPERIAILSGVQEALDLLTRLLVDPGGRVGLENPGYVGARRVFEAQHVAMVPIPVDADGMTVPAGAPDVRMVYLTPGHQAPLGMSMSLARRLALLEWARATDTWLIEDDYDSEYRYAGRPLPALQGLDRHGTVIYAGSFSKVLFPGLRLGYLALPAALVDPVAAARSLTQRHASILDQTVLCDFMTEGHFSRHVRRMRGVYAERLGALAEAAERMLAGRLEVVRVEAGLQTVGWLGDGLDARAVADAARAAGIDVYPVSGACLRPLGREGLQLGFAAVSPAALRRGVERLSEILNRLAG
- a CDS encoding T9SS type A sorting domain-containing protein, with the protein product MKTTFLATLLIFQVSTVIAQGGPPQFNSVITALEFDAEGRLYVGGFFSEVAGMPAVGLVRWDGAAWEPLGDGTMDVGAMRFVGDTLYVGGENLDPHANHEQVARWTPEGFEPFGTFRHRCCGSPTIYAIEADPNGGLIVAGNFTEVDTFFEANSLARWRDAQWETIGARIEGTIIVDDAMDAVLGVLTDSQNVYIAGLFDRVGTLETGGLAKWTGSAWEGLATGPESVYVLVFGPEGSLYAGGGFTDIDGKEINRIARWDGTAWEPLGAGIDGEILFGSGVSALAADAEYVYAAGDFESAGGIPANNIARWDGQSWEPLGGGLNSRVDVLRVGPDGSLYAAGFFTEAGGVPVSQLARWDGERWHAVGIVAPVGTEEVDPAPGDRFSLFPNPADSRFTVGLDVSESGPVRVLLYDLLGRHVATPLDAWLPAGSHRMPIDVSPLSAGIYLVWIEHAGQRKTSMLRVIH
- a CDS encoding aminotransferase class V-fold PLP-dependent enzyme, giving the protein MAPRLDHAHHAASQTEFMMLDRMEITDRLDAFARAGRALEADASTRDALWAMTHAVARRYVEDVDTLPAFTTHTGREPVPPIGPGAMSIHAVRRYLEGEIFHGGASPSAPGHFAYLTGGGLFHAALGDYLAAATNAYSGMAQTGPGLVQLENAMVRWTADLVGYPDTAGGYLASGGSLAILSAIAAAREAHGLRAADYHRAVVYLTEQTNPVMDKALRVAGMAEAIIRRVAMDERHRMRPDALSQAIQADREAGLLPWMVAPTAGTTDTGAIDPIAPLSDIAREAGCWLHVDAAYGGFFLLTDEGRRRMSGIERSDSVILNPHKSLFLPWGLGILLVRETRFLLPPHDLTGACLQDAANQASLSPGELSPELSRPFRALRMWLPLALLGTDPFRAALEEKLLLARYFHQRIAEAGFEVGPAPDLSVVAFRRAPAGASAEEADRLNEAIVDRLQRDGRVFLSSTRIDGRFTIRLAVLGYRTHRAQVDLAIQLLRDAADALEPGTRAPTSAANPP
- a CDS encoding sigma-70 family RNA polymerase sigma factor; the protein is MLDTPQTIKHRYAPSLTSDRYHTLLQMSDEDLMEQFQMGTVEAFNILVDKYSERLTHYLYGFLGDSKRCEDLLQETFLRVYRNRHSYQRIAKFSTWLYTIAGNLARSEYRKRKRRRMYSLQSVNRDNEEYELQLPDDSFRPDNHAESTIQDKYIQDALNEIPESFREVVVLRDVQQLAYEEIAEITGLPMGTVKSRINRGRSKLQVLLKDVYTTEEV
- a CDS encoding DUF971 domain-containing protein; amino-acid sequence: MPAPHAPRQIILNATEQTLQITWLDGHTSAYPLDGLRRACPCASCMGGHEAMGQVPEREIFLLPSLMRWDNVRLEPVGGYGLRIVWDDGHDAGIHTWERLRSLCPCEACAATYGQR
- a CDS encoding sodium:solute symporter family protein, which gives rise to MENQVMSDLGQMAYFVLAGYLLLLLGIGFVGYKRSQVGEEDYYLAGRGQGWLVSSLTIMATFFSSFALLGAPGMVYRDGVVFALFALNVPLSGAMIYVLGSKIHRIGKARGFVTPADMLCDYYESPVALRLLVAVTGFLYAVPYVVMQIQAGGILAEQLFPGDNSFVVGAILLSLITMLYIMIGGMRSVAWTDVIQGGLLVFGMLVAGAATVAVLGGVSGFFQSVAELPATSLSVPGTTGYWTPEMLFTVCFFASMGSMVQPAQWMRYYSASSTSTLRRSAVIFTVVLTMCFLFGIMLVGLGGQVLYPIQTGGPVVLPNPAVGTAPGQFDQILVVLIKNHLPQLLGVAGSALAAIIMVAIMAAAMSTADSNLHALSAIITRDIYDRFIDPTASEARRTWVGRLIIFFATGLALLIVIVSRTSATVNLVGMIAQLGLLAIAFSSQLLPMAFDMLFIKRGTRQGAVAGIVVGLGIVFLLSPLWPSILGGGSDALTQFRTILDIGAWGLLANVVVFGVVSAMTRQQPVSETKLGA